The Arthrobacter sp. OAP107 DNA segment AAGATCCTCAGCTACCACGGTCTGTACGGGCACGATCTGCAGTCGATCTCGCTGCCCACCACGCTCCCCCTCGAGCAGCAGCTGGAGATCCTGGAGCGGTTCGCGCTCGAGGTCATCCCGGCCGTGCGCGCGTCTGCCCCCACCACGCTCTGGGAGTCTGCGGATCCGTTTGCCGGCCGCCCCGGCTTTGCGGGAGCCACCGAACCCGACGCTGCCTCCGCCGTCACCACCGACCACGACAACCACAGGAGCGACAATGCCTACGTCTACGCCCACTGAAACTGCTGCCGTGTTCGCGGCTGAATGGGAGCAGTGGCACGCCGCGCATGAGCGCCGCCGCGCCGATCCCCACGGTTTCCTCGCCGTCACCCACCTGCACTGGCTGGGTGCGGAACCCGCCCGGCTCGAGGGCGTTCCGGGCTCCTGGAGCGTACAGGACGACGCCGTCACGGTGATTCTGGAGCCCGGCGAAAGCCTGCTGCGGGACGGCCGGGAGCTGAACGGCAGCCCGGCTGAGAACGGAAGCACCGCCGTCGTTTTCGATCCGATCGCCGAGCGGAACGGCATTAACCTAACGGCGGGTCCCGCCGTCGTCGAACTCGCCAAGCGCGGCGGGGAATACATCGTGCGTCCCCGGCACCCGGAGAACCCGCTGCTCAATGAGTACCGCGGCACGCCGGCCTACGCGCCGGACCCGCGTTTCGCCGTTGAGGGCGTGTACGTGGCCTTTGACGAGCCCCGGCACACCACGGTTGGCGCCGCCGTCGAGGGCATCGTGCACGTGTACGAAGCGCCCGGCGAGATCCGGTTCGAGCTGGACGGCCAGGAGCTGACGCTGACGGCCTTCAACGGCCACGCGCCCGGCACCCTGTCCGTGCTGTTCACGGACGCGACGTCCGGCAAGACCACGTACGCGGCGAACCGCTCGCTCACGGTGGACGCGCTGGACGCAGACGGCCGCGTGATTCTGGATTTCAACCGTGCGGTGAACCTGCCGTGCGCCTACACCGACCTCGCAACCTGCCCGCTGCCGCCGGCCGAAAACCGCCTGGCCGTCGCAGTCGAAGCGGGCGAACAGAACCCCCACGAGAGGCAGGCCGGACAGTGAGCACCGCAGCCAATTCCTTCCTGGCCATCGAACTGGACGGCGACGGAGCGCACCCCGCCGCCTGGCGCAAAGCCCGGCACACTCCCGCCGAACTGCTTGATGGCACCCGCGTCCGCGCCACGGTGCTGGCCGCCGAGTCGGCCGGGTTCCACGTGGCCACGTTCGCTGACGGATCGCTGACCCCGGCGAGTTCCGGGCAGAACGGCCGCGACATCCCGGGCCGGCTGAACGCCCTGCAGCGCGCAGCTTTTGCCGGGCCCGTCACCAGCTCCATCGTGCTGGTTCCCGAGGTGGACACCGTCTACACCGAGCCGTTCCACATCTCCACACAGCTGGCCAGTCTGGACTATGTGTCCGGCGGGCGCGCCGGGTGGCTGGTGGCCGCCTCGGACCAGGCCGCCGATGCTGCCGCCGTGGGACGTTCCGTTGTCGCTGCTGACGGGTTGGGCCGGGAAGCCGCCGATTCGATTGAGGTCAGCCGCCGGCTTTGGGACTCCTGGGAGGACGACGCCGTGATCCGTGACGTCGCCACCGGCCGGTACATCGACGTGGACAAGCTTCACTATGTCGATTTTGAAAGCACCGTCGATTTCGAAAGCGGCAGCGGATACTCCGTCAAGGGACCGTCCATCATTCCTCGTCCGCTGCAGGGCCAGCTGCCGGTCCTGGCACCGGCCGGCCTGCTGGGCGGGAACCAGCCGGGCGGGAACCAGCCGGGCGGGGACCGGCTGCCCGCGGGGGCGGCGGATGCCGTCCTCGTCTCCGCGCCCACGCCCGGGCTGCTGGCCGGCGAGATCGCCGAGGCCCGCGCTGCCGCTCCCGGGCCCGCGATCATCGCCGAGCTCGACGTCGTCCTCGACGCCCGCGGGCAAAATGCCGCCGGGCGGCTCGCCGAACTCGATGCGCACACGCCGTGGCAGAGCAGGCGTGCCCGTTTCGCCGGCACCGCGGCGGAACTCACGGAGCTGCTCGCCTCCATTCTGGAGACCGCCGACGGCGTGCGCATCCACCCGGCCGTCCTGGACGTGGACCTGGAGGAGCTGGCGCAACTGGTGCTTCCTGCCCTCCGGCGCCGGGGCCTCCTCGCACCGCAGCAGCCCGGTTCCACATTCCGGGACCTGCTCGGCCTGCAGCGCCCGTCCAGCCGGTATGCCGCCGCATCAGCGGCCCCCGCGGCTTCCGCGGCCCAGAACTAAGGAGAGACCCATGACAGACACCCACATCGGCAACGGCTTCGTGCCCTCCGGCCAGCTGCAGCTCGGCGTCTTCTTCCAGGGCGTGAACTCGGGTACGGTCTGGAAGTCGCCGGAATCCGGCTCGCAGACGGACTTCGAGTCCTTCCGCCGCATCGCCCAGACCGCGGAACGGGGCCTGTTCGCCGCGTTCTTCCTCGGTGAGGGGCTGCGGCTGCGCGAGCACCTCGGCCGCCCGCACGCGCTGGACGTTGTCGGCCGGCCGGACGCGCAGACCATGCTGGCCGCGCTGGCTTCCGTGACCAGCCGCATTGGTCTGGTGGCCACGCAGAACACCACGTACAACGACCCCGCGGACCTGGCACACCGGCTGTCCAGCCTGGACCTGCTCTCCGGCGGCCGCGCGGCCTGGAACGTGGTCACCACGGACAACGCCTGGACCGGTGCGAACTTCCGCCGCGGCGGCTACCTGGACCACGCCGACCGGTACGTCCACGCCGAAGCGTTCGTCAACACGGCCAAGCGGATCTGGGACTCCTGGGAGGACGGCGCCATCGCTTCAAGCCCTGCCGCCACCGCCTGGGCCGCGCCCGGTTCGGCCCGGCCCGTGTACCACGAGGGCAAGCACTACACGGTGGACTACGTGCCCCGGCTGCCGCGCAGCGCCCAGTACCGGCCGGTGCTGTTCCAGGCCGGCGACTCGCCGGAGGGCCGC contains these protein-coding regions:
- a CDS encoding DUF1684 domain-containing protein, encoding MPTSTPTETAAVFAAEWEQWHAAHERRRADPHGFLAVTHLHWLGAEPARLEGVPGSWSVQDDAVTVILEPGESLLRDGRELNGSPAENGSTAVVFDPIAERNGINLTAGPAVVELAKRGGEYIVRPRHPENPLLNEYRGTPAYAPDPRFAVEGVYVAFDEPRHTTVGAAVEGIVHVYEAPGEIRFELDGQELTLTAFNGHAPGTLSVLFTDATSGKTTYAANRSLTVDALDADGRVILDFNRAVNLPCAYTDLATCPLPPAENRLAVAVEAGEQNPHERQAGQ
- a CDS encoding LLM class flavin-dependent oxidoreductase, translating into MSTAANSFLAIELDGDGAHPAAWRKARHTPAELLDGTRVRATVLAAESAGFHVATFADGSLTPASSGQNGRDIPGRLNALQRAAFAGPVTSSIVLVPEVDTVYTEPFHISTQLASLDYVSGGRAGWLVAASDQAADAAAVGRSVVAADGLGREAADSIEVSRRLWDSWEDDAVIRDVATGRYIDVDKLHYVDFESTVDFESGSGYSVKGPSIIPRPLQGQLPVLAPAGLLGGNQPGGNQPGGDRLPAGAADAVLVSAPTPGLLAGEIAEARAAAPGPAIIAELDVVLDARGQNAAGRLAELDAHTPWQSRRARFAGTAAELTELLASILETADGVRIHPAVLDVDLEELAQLVLPALRRRGLLAPQQPGSTFRDLLGLQRPSSRYAAASAAPAASAAQN